From one Effusibacillus lacus genomic stretch:
- the cas1 gene encoding CRISPR-associated endonuclease Cas1 codes for MQLIVDEYGYGIRKVSERLVIRDRDRKIVQEVPFFDVDDVIIASRGVSISSDVVEHCAEQGIPIHFLSYKGDPFAKLVSPSLQATIATRRAQLEAYKDRRSVVISKVFVGAKIRAQLNLIKYWAKNRRGNSSNLQSLFEETILVLERNLEDLNRLDGAAIDEVRGTLLSIEGRSAYLYWEVVKKLLKPELGFSGRDHRGATDPVNIVLNYGYGCLQNEISKAILLAGLEECAGFLHVDRSGRPSFVLDFMEEFRQPIVDRTVLALFTKGFSPKMEDDGLSKESRRVIAQAITERLESKDRYEGKRYQLKTIIQRQAYHLATFLREGREYKPFVWSW; via the coding sequence GTGCAACTGATTGTAGATGAATACGGATATGGGATCCGCAAAGTCAGCGAAAGGTTGGTAATCCGGGATCGAGACAGGAAGATCGTACAGGAAGTGCCTTTTTTTGATGTAGATGATGTAATAATCGCCTCCAGAGGCGTTTCCATTTCCTCCGATGTTGTGGAGCATTGTGCAGAACAGGGCATACCGATCCACTTTCTGTCCTATAAAGGAGATCCGTTTGCCAAACTGGTGTCGCCAAGCTTGCAGGCAACCATCGCCACTCGGCGAGCTCAGCTTGAGGCTTACAAAGATCGTCGGAGCGTTGTGATCAGTAAAGTGTTTGTCGGCGCCAAAATCAGGGCCCAACTGAATCTCATCAAATATTGGGCCAAAAATCGAAGAGGAAATTCAAGCAATCTTCAATCCCTGTTTGAGGAAACCATTCTGGTTCTGGAACGGAATCTGGAGGATCTGAACCGGTTGGACGGTGCCGCCATTGACGAAGTCCGTGGGACACTGCTGTCGATCGAAGGAAGATCAGCTTATTTGTATTGGGAAGTGGTCAAGAAACTGCTGAAACCTGAACTGGGCTTTTCGGGGCGTGATCATCGTGGAGCAACCGATCCGGTCAACATTGTGCTGAATTACGGGTATGGATGCCTGCAGAATGAAATCAGCAAAGCGATTTTGCTGGCCGGTCTTGAGGAATGTGCCGGTTTTCTGCATGTGGACCGGTCAGGCAGGCCATCTTTTGTACTGGATTTCATGGAAGAATTCAGGCAGCCGATTGTTGACCGGACAGTGCTGGCTCTATTTACAAAAGGGTTTTCGCCAAAAATGGAGGACGACGGACTCAGTAAGGAAAGCAGACGGGTGATTGCCCAGGCGATCACGGAACGGCTGGAAAGCAAAGACCGCTACGAAGGAAAGAGATACCAGTTAAAAACGATAATCCAACGACAGGCTTATCACCTTGCCACGTTCCTGCGCGAAGGGCGTGAATACAAACCATTCGTGTGGAGTTGGTAA
- the cas2 gene encoding CRISPR-associated endonuclease Cas2, producing the protein MQVLVIYDVENDRIRSKVANACKDYGLQRIQFSAFRGDLSANRMEELFFRLKKILGVDKGNIQMYPMCEKDLKQARGTES; encoded by the coding sequence GTGCAAGTCTTGGTGATCTATGATGTGGAAAACGACCGGATCCGCTCAAAAGTAGCGAACGCCTGTAAAGATTACGGCCTGCAGCGCATCCAGTTCAGTGCCTTTCGAGGGGATCTTTCCGCCAACCGGATGGAGGAACTGTTCTTCCGGCTCAAAAAAATTCTTGGTGTTGACAAAGGAAATATTCAAATGTACCCGATGTGCGAGAAAGATCTGAAACAAGCGAGGGGGACTGAAAGTTAG